One window of Cydia fagiglandana chromosome 19, ilCydFagi1.1, whole genome shotgun sequence genomic DNA carries:
- the LOC134674157 gene encoding uncharacterized protein LOC134674157: MVYQCSLLPRKAPMTGLWTLGAPTQCNKNASTCVQSHHNPTSEESTSCAAVDATREHKCAHTTSDVPAHIWHKRLSHLSKAETSVSEPCTGDEATEEQVEPLNAEPASSSDGGEQHVAVVPPERSAEDPEWAMSPPDHQYQSCSDGEESEEQLPASEHDVIAQPSTGRPIRSTRGVMPERYGDYDLSLTAHVEPEPLFYYEAMASDNCDNWKAAMQKEYNALINNNVWRLVDRPKHTNIVKCKWVYKVKSEASGKDKYKARSNDLKINAYADADYGNNLVDLLAVVWFASTVNSRVAAEALEHHGTSHRDLYPGAGGIAFRTH; this comes from the exons ATGGTTTATCAGTGTTCGCTCTTGCCGCGCAAAGCTCCGATGACTGGATTGTGGACTCTGGGTGCACCAACTCAATGT AACAAGAATGCCTCAACATGTGTGCAGAGTCACCACAACCCTACAAGCGAGGAGTCCACTTCTTGTGCTGCCGTGGATGCCACGAGGGAGCATAAATGTGCTCACACAACCTCTGATGTGCCTGCGCACATTTGGCATAAACGGCTGTCACATTTGAGCAAAGCAG AAACTTCAGTGTCGGAGCCCTGCACTGGTGATGAGGCCACCGAGGAGCAGGTCGAGCCCCTGAATGCAGAGCCAGCTTCATCTAGCGATGGCGGGGAGCAGCATGTGGCAGTGGTGCCACCAGAGCGCAGTGCTGAGGATCCAGAGTGGGCCATGAGCCCGCCTGACCACCAGTACCAGTCGTGCAGCGATGGTGAGGAGTCCGAGGAGCAGTTGCCAGCATCTGAGCACGACGTCATCGCTCAGCCTAGCACGGGACGTCCCATCAGAAGTACACGGGGTGTCATGCCCGAAAGGTATGGTGATTACGATCTATCCCTTACGGCTCATGTTGAGCCCGAGCCCCTTTTCTATTATGAAGCAATGGCATCTGATAACTGTGATAATTGGAAAGCTGCAATGCAGAAAGAATATAATGCTCTCATTAACAACAATGTTTGGCGGCTAGTAGACCGACCAAAACATACAAATATTGTAAAATGTAAATGGGTATACAAGGTCAAAAGTGAAGCTTCGGGAAAAGATAAATATAAAGCTCG GAGTAATGACTTAAAAATTAATGCATATGCAGACGCAGACTATGGAAACAATCTGGTGGACC TGCTCGCAGTAGTATGGTTTGCCTCCACTGTGAACAGTCGCGTCGCCGCGGAGGCGCTCGAGCACCACGGAACAAGCCATCGCGACCTGTACCCTGGCGCGGGCGGCATTGCCTTCCGAACACACTGA